The Ooceraea biroi isolate clonal line C1 chromosome 1, Obir_v5.4, whole genome shotgun sequence genome has a window encoding:
- the LOC113563583 gene encoding uncharacterized protein LOC113563583, producing MAGWLSCAGSSRKRGCGSTLRKSGLPRRCCGSSPTRPSLTTQLQAHDGKIKYLTENVAKVRTDARSNTNQLDKVTRTAQSCEERANDLEATVSRLHSDLVELSRTDGSALTYVSIDRPPVTGKEVATGARVTRASAKKLSSSSCDRTRIRRPVAGGSGRRAVVRAADRGYRYILTIIDALSKYAWAVPLRRKSGSEVAEALARIFRDDHRCPRNLQTDEGKEFYNAQVRELARKNGINHYSTHSIMKASIVERFNRTLKNEMWKVFTLNGSYEWADALSRLVREYNARRHRAIAMRPVDVTPVTAARLLSTVYKRVKIAAPAKFRAGDTVRVSKYKTVFAKGYTPNWTTEVFKVAKVQRTNPAKYLLENYRVNPISGGFYEHELLRARHPDVYLVEKVLRRRGNDVYVKWLGMDASHNSWINRDNVL from the exons ATGGCGGGGTGGCTGAGTTGCGCAGGGTCGTCGAGGAAACGGGGCTGCGGATCAACGCTCAGGAAGAGCGGATTACCTCGTCGCTGTTGTGGCTCCAGTCCGACACGACCCTCCCTCACGACGCAATTGCAGGCGCACGACGGGAAGATAAAGTACCTCACGGAGAACGTGGCAAAGGTGCGAACGGACGCTAGATCCAACACGAACCAATTGGACAAGGTGACGAGGACCGCACAGTCGTGCGAGGAACGGGCGAACGATCTCGAGGCAACGGTGTCGAGGCTGCACAGCGACCTGGTCGAACTCTCGAGAACTGACGGATCAGCGCTGACATACGTGAGCATCGACAGACCGCCCGTAACGGGAAA AGAGGTTGCAACTGGTGCGCGAGTTACACGCGCTAGCGCGAAGAAActttcctcgtcgtcgtgTGATCGTACGCGGATACGACGACCTGTGGCAGGCGGATCTGGTCGACGTGCAGTCGTACGCGCGGCAGACAGAGGCTACCGCTACATACTGACGATCATCGACGCGCTGAGCAAGTACGCGTGGGCGGTACCTCTCAGGCGTAAGTCCGGAAGCGAGGTGGCCGAGGCGCTCGCTCGGATATTCCGCGACGACCACAGGTGTCCGCGGAACCTGCAGACCGACGAGGGCAAGGAATTCTACAACGCGCAGGTACGAGAACTAGCACGTAAAAACGGTATAAATCACTATTCCACGCACTCGATAATGAAAGCCTCGATAGTGGAACGCTTCAATCGGACGCTGAAGAATGAAATGTGGAAGGTGTTTACACTCAATGGATCGTACGAGTGGGCAGACGCGTTATCGCGCCTCGTGCGAGAGTACAACGCTCGCCGACACCGCGCTATCGCTATGCGGCCGGTCGACGTCACGCCAGTCACAGCTGCTCGACTACTGTCCACTGTTTACAAGCGCGTGAAGATCGCCGCGCCAGCGAAATTCCGTGCAGGTGATACGGTGCGCGTGAGCAAGTATAAAACCGTCTTCGCGAAGGGCTATACGCCGAATTGGACCACGGAGGTGTTTAAGGTAGCGAAAGTACAACGGACCAATCCCGCGAAGTACTTGTTGGAGAACTATCGCGTTAATCCGATCTCCGGCGGCTTCTACGAGCACGAGTTACTCAGAGCCCGTCATCCGGACGTTTATCTCGTGGAAAAGGTGCTGCGGCGAAGAGGAAACGATGTGTACGTCAAGTGGCTCGGAATGGACGCGTCGCATAATTCTTGGATCAATAGGGACAATGTGCTGTGA